One Benincasa hispida cultivar B227 chromosome 5, ASM972705v1, whole genome shotgun sequence genomic window carries:
- the LOC120078328 gene encoding calmodulin-binding transcription activator 2-like isoform X1: MADRGSYGLAPRLDIEQLLIEAKHRWLRPAEICEILRNYPKFQIASEPPDRPSSGSLFLFDRKVLRYFRKDGHKWRKKKDGKTVREAHEKLKVGSIDVLHCYYAHGEENENFQRRSYWMLEEHLMHIVFVHYLEVKGNRTNIGAVVETDEVSSSSQKSSPKSSSYSSSHNQAASENADSPSPTSTLTSFCEDADTEDTYQATSRFHSFPTSPKMGNGLLVNKQDAGQSNFYFPHSSSNNVEAWSSVPAVDYLTQVQKDGLGGSKGDTGVMGSQKTLSSASWEEILQQCTTGFQTVPSHVLTSSIEPLSSGIVLGQENSIPDKLLTNNSAIKEDFGSSLTMTSNWQVPFEDNTLSFSKEHVDQFPDLYSVYNLDSRLTEQTSHNAAFGSGHEMFCAHPGIENEKILPNLELQFKEGESYSAMRLSSENDMSKEGTMSYSLTLKQSLIDGEESLKKVDSFSRWVSKELGEVDDLHMHPSSGLSWTTVDCGDMVDDSSLSPSISEDQLFSIIAFSPKWTLADLETEVVIIGKFLGNNLGMNCHWSCMFGEVEVPAEVMADGILCCHAPPHSIGRVPFYVTCSNRVACSEVREFDYLAGSAQDVDVTHIYTAGSMEERMHFQFERLLSLGSLDPSNDLSEGALEKRKLIRDLITIKEEDLYGEDPNPQNDPIQHQSKEFHFVKLMKEKLYSWLIRKVIEGGKGPNILDGEGLGVIHLAAALGYDWAIRPIVAAGVSINFRDINGWTALHWAAFCGRELTVGTLISLDAAPGLPSDPSPEFPWGRLASDLASDNGHKGISGFLAEAALTSYVESVSMAESISMGETVEDGVPDVSKTKPVQTVSERRATPVNDGFMPGDLSLKDSLTAVCNATQAAGHIYMMFRMQSFQRKKLSECGTDEFGSSDDSALSFVKARARKSGLSNSPAHAAAVQIQKKFRGWRMRKEFLLIRQRIVKIQAHVRGHQVRKQYRKIVWSVGMIDKIILRWRRKGSGLRGFRSDAVAKDPPSVMAPPTKEDDYDFLKEGRRQTEERFQKALTRVKSMAQYPEGRDQYRRLLTVVQKCRETKGSHMVVTSTSEEIIEGDDMIDIDTLLDDDALMSMTFD, translated from the exons ATATTGAGCAGTTATTGATAGAAGCAAAACATCGTTGGTTACGTCCAGCTGAAATTTGTGAAATACTCCGTAACTATCCTAAGTTTCAAATTGCTTCAGAGCCTCCAGATAGACCATCAA GTGggtcactttttctttttgatcgGAAGGTTCTGAGGTACTTTAGAAAGGATGGTCAtaaatggaggaagaagaaagatggcAAAACTGTAAGGGAAGCTCATGAGAAGCTGAAG GTTGGAAGCATTGATGTATTGCACTGTTATTATGCCCAtggagaagaaaatgagaatTTTCAAAGGCGCAGTTATTGGATGCTTGAAGA GCATTTAATGCATATAGTTTTTGTTCACTACTTGGAAGTTAAG gGTAATAGAACCAATATTGGAGCTGTTGTTGAGACTGATGAGGTTTCATCAAGTTCACAGAAGAGCAGTCCTAAGAGTTCTAGCTATTCCAGCAGTCATAATCAAGCAGCTTCTGAAAATGCAGATTCCCCCAGTCCAACTAGCACTTTGACATCATTTTGTGAAGATGCTGATACTG AAGACACTTACCAAGCAACTTCAAGATTTCACTCATTTCCTACGTCACCAAAAATGGGAAATGGTCTTCTGGTGAATAAACAAGATGCTGgtcaatcaaatttttattttccgCATTCCTCTTCCA ACAATGTTGAAGCTTGGTCATCAGTTCCTGCTGTGGATTATTTAACACAAGTTCAGAAAGATGGACTTGGGGGTAGCAAAGGTGATACTGGTGTGATGGGTTCTCAGAAGACACTCAGTTCTGCGTCATGGGAAGAGATCTTGCAACAATGTACAACTGGATTTCAAACCGTACCTTCTCATGTTTTAACCTCTTCGATTGAACCTCTGTCTTCTGGAATTGTCCTTGGACAAGAGAATTCAATTCCTGACAAGCTTTTAACCAATAATAGTGCTATTAAAGAGGACTTTGGGAGTTCTCTGACAATGACATCAAACTGGCAG GTTCCTTTTGAAGACAATACTTTGTCCTTCTCAAAAGAGCACGTTGACCAGTTTCCAGATTTGTATTCAGTTTATAACCTAGATAGCAGGTTAACTGAGCAAACATCTCACAATGCAGCTTTTGGAAGTGGTCATGAGATGTTTTGTGCTCATCCTGGCATAGAGAATGAGAAGATTTTGCCAAACCTTGAATTACAGTTCAAAGAAGGAGAATCGTATTCAGCTATGAGGTTGAGTTCTGAAAATGATATGTCTAAAGAAGGTACTATGAGCTATTCTTTGACTTTGAAACAATCATTAATAGATGGAGAGGAGAGTTTAAAGAAAGTCGACAGCTTCTCAAGGTGGGTATCTAAGGAGCTTGGAGAAGTTGATGATTTGCACATGCATCCATCATCTGGCTTGTCTTGGACCACTGTAGATTGTGGTGATATGGTGGATGATTCATCATTAAGCCCTTCTATTTCTGAAGACCAACTTTTCAGTATAATAGCCTTTTCTCCAAAGTGGACACTAGCAGATTTAGAAACCGAG GTTGTGATTATAGGGAAGTTTCTGGGGAACAATCTTGGCATGAACTGTCATTGGTCATGTATGTTTGGGGAAGTCGAGGTGCCTGCAGAGGTTATGGCTGATGGGATCCTGTGCTGTCATGCTCCGCCACATAGTATTGGGCGAGTCCCTTTTTATGTCACATGTTCCAACAGAGTAGCTTGCAGTGAGGTGCGTGAATTTGATTACTTAGCAGGCTCTGCGCAAGATGTAGATGTTACCCATATATACACTGCTGGTTCAATGGAAGAACGTATGCATTTTCAATTTGAGAGGTTACTGTCTCTTGGATCTTTAGATCCTTCAAATGACCTCTCTGAAGGTGCTTTGGAGAAACGGAAGTTAATCAGAGATCTGATcacaataaaagaagaagacttGTATGGGGAAGATCCAAATCCTCAGAATGATCCAATTCAGCATCAAAGCAAGGAGTTTCATTTCGTAAAGCTGATGAAAGAAAAGCTGTACTCATGGCTTATCCGCAAAGTAATTGAAGGTGGCAAAGGTCCTAATATATTGGATGGTGAGGGGCTGGGGGTAATTCATTTAGCAGCAGCCCTTGGATATGATTGGGCCATCAGACCAATTGTAGCTGCAGGAGTGAGTATAAACTTTCGAGACATTAATGGATGGACTGCTCTTCATTGGGCAGCATTCTGTGGCAG GGAGTTGACAGTTGGAACCCTTATATCATTGGATGCTGCTCCTGGATTGCCGTCAGATCCTTCTCCAGAATTTCCTTGGGGCAGATTGGCTTCAGATCTTGCGTctgataatggtcacaaagggATCTCTGGTTTCCTTGCAGAGGCAGCGTTGACCAGCTATGTCGAATCCGTATCAATGGCTGAATCCATATCAATGGGTGAGACTGTAGAAGATGGTGTGCCAGATGTTTCAAAGACGAAACCTGTGCAAACTGTTTCTGAACGAAGGGCAACACCAGTAAATGATGGTTTTATGCCTGGTGATTTGTCCTTGAAGGATTCATTGACTGCTGTCTGCAATGCTACTCAAGCTGCTGGCCATATATATATGATGTTTAGAATGCAGTCATTTCAGAGGAAAAAATTATCAGAGTGTGGAACCGATGAATTTGGATCCTCAGATGATAGTGCTCTTTCATTTGTCAAAGCAAGGGCACGTAAGTCTGGACTAAGTAACAGCCCAGCCCATGCTGCTGCAGTTCAGATACAGAAAAAGTTCCGTGGTTGGAGAATGAGAAAAGAATTCTTGCTAATACGTCAAAGAATAGTGAAAATTCAG GCCCATGTCAGAGGGCACCAGGTGAGGAAGCAATATAGAAAGATTGTCTGGTCGGTAGGAATGATAGACAAGATTATTTTGAGATGGAGACGGAAGGGGAGTGGTTTGCGAGGCTTCCGATCAGATGCAGTTGCCAAGGATCCACCCTCCGTGATGGCACCACCTACTAAAGAAGATGATTACGATTTTctaaaagaaggaagaaggcAGACTGAGGAGAGATTTCAAAAAGCACTTACTAGAGTCAAGTCCATGGCGCAGTATCCTGAGGGACGAGACCAATATCGTAGGCTGCTTACTGTGGTCCAAAAGTGCCGAGAAACCAAG GGGAGTCATATGGTTGTTACTAGTACTTCAGAAGAGATAATAGAAGGCGATGACATGATTGATATCGACACACTGCTGGATGACGATGCTTTGATGTCTATGACATTTGATTGA
- the LOC120078328 gene encoding calmodulin-binding transcription activator 2-like isoform X2, with protein sequence MADRGSYGLAPRLDIEQLLIEAKHRWLRPAEICEILRNYPKFQIASEPPDRPSSGSLFLFDRKVLRYFRKDGHKWRKKKDGKTVREAHEKLKVGSIDVLHCYYAHGEENENFQRRSYWMLEEHLMHIVFVHYLEVKGNRTNIGAVVETDEVSSSSQKSSPKSSSYSSSHNQAASENADSPSPTSTLTSFCEDADTDTYQATSRFHSFPTSPKMGNGLLVNKQDAGQSNFYFPHSSSNNVEAWSSVPAVDYLTQVQKDGLGGSKGDTGVMGSQKTLSSASWEEILQQCTTGFQTVPSHVLTSSIEPLSSGIVLGQENSIPDKLLTNNSAIKEDFGSSLTMTSNWQVPFEDNTLSFSKEHVDQFPDLYSVYNLDSRLTEQTSHNAAFGSGHEMFCAHPGIENEKILPNLELQFKEGESYSAMRLSSENDMSKEGTMSYSLTLKQSLIDGEESLKKVDSFSRWVSKELGEVDDLHMHPSSGLSWTTVDCGDMVDDSSLSPSISEDQLFSIIAFSPKWTLADLETEVVIIGKFLGNNLGMNCHWSCMFGEVEVPAEVMADGILCCHAPPHSIGRVPFYVTCSNRVACSEVREFDYLAGSAQDVDVTHIYTAGSMEERMHFQFERLLSLGSLDPSNDLSEGALEKRKLIRDLITIKEEDLYGEDPNPQNDPIQHQSKEFHFVKLMKEKLYSWLIRKVIEGGKGPNILDGEGLGVIHLAAALGYDWAIRPIVAAGVSINFRDINGWTALHWAAFCGRELTVGTLISLDAAPGLPSDPSPEFPWGRLASDLASDNGHKGISGFLAEAALTSYVESVSMAESISMGETVEDGVPDVSKTKPVQTVSERRATPVNDGFMPGDLSLKDSLTAVCNATQAAGHIYMMFRMQSFQRKKLSECGTDEFGSSDDSALSFVKARARKSGLSNSPAHAAAVQIQKKFRGWRMRKEFLLIRQRIVKIQAHVRGHQVRKQYRKIVWSVGMIDKIILRWRRKGSGLRGFRSDAVAKDPPSVMAPPTKEDDYDFLKEGRRQTEERFQKALTRVKSMAQYPEGRDQYRRLLTVVQKCRETKGSHMVVTSTSEEIIEGDDMIDIDTLLDDDALMSMTFD encoded by the exons ATATTGAGCAGTTATTGATAGAAGCAAAACATCGTTGGTTACGTCCAGCTGAAATTTGTGAAATACTCCGTAACTATCCTAAGTTTCAAATTGCTTCAGAGCCTCCAGATAGACCATCAA GTGggtcactttttctttttgatcgGAAGGTTCTGAGGTACTTTAGAAAGGATGGTCAtaaatggaggaagaagaaagatggcAAAACTGTAAGGGAAGCTCATGAGAAGCTGAAG GTTGGAAGCATTGATGTATTGCACTGTTATTATGCCCAtggagaagaaaatgagaatTTTCAAAGGCGCAGTTATTGGATGCTTGAAGA GCATTTAATGCATATAGTTTTTGTTCACTACTTGGAAGTTAAG gGTAATAGAACCAATATTGGAGCTGTTGTTGAGACTGATGAGGTTTCATCAAGTTCACAGAAGAGCAGTCCTAAGAGTTCTAGCTATTCCAGCAGTCATAATCAAGCAGCTTCTGAAAATGCAGATTCCCCCAGTCCAACTAGCACTTTGACATCATTTTGTGAAGATGCTGATACTG ACACTTACCAAGCAACTTCAAGATTTCACTCATTTCCTACGTCACCAAAAATGGGAAATGGTCTTCTGGTGAATAAACAAGATGCTGgtcaatcaaatttttattttccgCATTCCTCTTCCA ACAATGTTGAAGCTTGGTCATCAGTTCCTGCTGTGGATTATTTAACACAAGTTCAGAAAGATGGACTTGGGGGTAGCAAAGGTGATACTGGTGTGATGGGTTCTCAGAAGACACTCAGTTCTGCGTCATGGGAAGAGATCTTGCAACAATGTACAACTGGATTTCAAACCGTACCTTCTCATGTTTTAACCTCTTCGATTGAACCTCTGTCTTCTGGAATTGTCCTTGGACAAGAGAATTCAATTCCTGACAAGCTTTTAACCAATAATAGTGCTATTAAAGAGGACTTTGGGAGTTCTCTGACAATGACATCAAACTGGCAG GTTCCTTTTGAAGACAATACTTTGTCCTTCTCAAAAGAGCACGTTGACCAGTTTCCAGATTTGTATTCAGTTTATAACCTAGATAGCAGGTTAACTGAGCAAACATCTCACAATGCAGCTTTTGGAAGTGGTCATGAGATGTTTTGTGCTCATCCTGGCATAGAGAATGAGAAGATTTTGCCAAACCTTGAATTACAGTTCAAAGAAGGAGAATCGTATTCAGCTATGAGGTTGAGTTCTGAAAATGATATGTCTAAAGAAGGTACTATGAGCTATTCTTTGACTTTGAAACAATCATTAATAGATGGAGAGGAGAGTTTAAAGAAAGTCGACAGCTTCTCAAGGTGGGTATCTAAGGAGCTTGGAGAAGTTGATGATTTGCACATGCATCCATCATCTGGCTTGTCTTGGACCACTGTAGATTGTGGTGATATGGTGGATGATTCATCATTAAGCCCTTCTATTTCTGAAGACCAACTTTTCAGTATAATAGCCTTTTCTCCAAAGTGGACACTAGCAGATTTAGAAACCGAG GTTGTGATTATAGGGAAGTTTCTGGGGAACAATCTTGGCATGAACTGTCATTGGTCATGTATGTTTGGGGAAGTCGAGGTGCCTGCAGAGGTTATGGCTGATGGGATCCTGTGCTGTCATGCTCCGCCACATAGTATTGGGCGAGTCCCTTTTTATGTCACATGTTCCAACAGAGTAGCTTGCAGTGAGGTGCGTGAATTTGATTACTTAGCAGGCTCTGCGCAAGATGTAGATGTTACCCATATATACACTGCTGGTTCAATGGAAGAACGTATGCATTTTCAATTTGAGAGGTTACTGTCTCTTGGATCTTTAGATCCTTCAAATGACCTCTCTGAAGGTGCTTTGGAGAAACGGAAGTTAATCAGAGATCTGATcacaataaaagaagaagacttGTATGGGGAAGATCCAAATCCTCAGAATGATCCAATTCAGCATCAAAGCAAGGAGTTTCATTTCGTAAAGCTGATGAAAGAAAAGCTGTACTCATGGCTTATCCGCAAAGTAATTGAAGGTGGCAAAGGTCCTAATATATTGGATGGTGAGGGGCTGGGGGTAATTCATTTAGCAGCAGCCCTTGGATATGATTGGGCCATCAGACCAATTGTAGCTGCAGGAGTGAGTATAAACTTTCGAGACATTAATGGATGGACTGCTCTTCATTGGGCAGCATTCTGTGGCAG GGAGTTGACAGTTGGAACCCTTATATCATTGGATGCTGCTCCTGGATTGCCGTCAGATCCTTCTCCAGAATTTCCTTGGGGCAGATTGGCTTCAGATCTTGCGTctgataatggtcacaaagggATCTCTGGTTTCCTTGCAGAGGCAGCGTTGACCAGCTATGTCGAATCCGTATCAATGGCTGAATCCATATCAATGGGTGAGACTGTAGAAGATGGTGTGCCAGATGTTTCAAAGACGAAACCTGTGCAAACTGTTTCTGAACGAAGGGCAACACCAGTAAATGATGGTTTTATGCCTGGTGATTTGTCCTTGAAGGATTCATTGACTGCTGTCTGCAATGCTACTCAAGCTGCTGGCCATATATATATGATGTTTAGAATGCAGTCATTTCAGAGGAAAAAATTATCAGAGTGTGGAACCGATGAATTTGGATCCTCAGATGATAGTGCTCTTTCATTTGTCAAAGCAAGGGCACGTAAGTCTGGACTAAGTAACAGCCCAGCCCATGCTGCTGCAGTTCAGATACAGAAAAAGTTCCGTGGTTGGAGAATGAGAAAAGAATTCTTGCTAATACGTCAAAGAATAGTGAAAATTCAG GCCCATGTCAGAGGGCACCAGGTGAGGAAGCAATATAGAAAGATTGTCTGGTCGGTAGGAATGATAGACAAGATTATTTTGAGATGGAGACGGAAGGGGAGTGGTTTGCGAGGCTTCCGATCAGATGCAGTTGCCAAGGATCCACCCTCCGTGATGGCACCACCTACTAAAGAAGATGATTACGATTTTctaaaagaaggaagaaggcAGACTGAGGAGAGATTTCAAAAAGCACTTACTAGAGTCAAGTCCATGGCGCAGTATCCTGAGGGACGAGACCAATATCGTAGGCTGCTTACTGTGGTCCAAAAGTGCCGAGAAACCAAG GGGAGTCATATGGTTGTTACTAGTACTTCAGAAGAGATAATAGAAGGCGATGACATGATTGATATCGACACACTGCTGGATGACGATGCTTTGATGTCTATGACATTTGATTGA